From Candidatus Manganitrophus morganii, the proteins below share one genomic window:
- a CDS encoding sigma-54 dependent transcriptional regulator produces MIRMLIAEDKEAMRRSLVRLFSEKGHDVIEAGSGAEALERFNEMEIDLVITDLQMGVIDGLQVLREVKKRAPQTPVLMVTAFGTVESAVEAMRQGAFDYLLKPFSLTEIEARVEKAIEQRRLLTENSYLRETLNRAVGRMIGRSDRMQQIYRLIEKVAPHPSPVLILGETGTGKEMVARGIHEMGPRKAGPFIAVNCGAIPENLLESELFGYEKGAFTGAAAQKKGRLELAEGGTLFLDEVGELPLPLQVKLLRFLQEREIQRVGGTKTIRVDVRLIAATNRDLKREIQEHRFREDLYYRIRVIEINLPPLRERHGDIPELTAYFLQKFSRELHKSLEMLPEALDLLTLYAWPGNVRELENVIERAGVLAEGEIIKAGDLPPELQLVSTPAGSNGESTELGLTERLEMLERDIIKKTLDETAGNQTQAARMLRLHRSSLQYKMRKYGLLDEGRV; encoded by the coding sequence ATGATCCGAATGTTGATTGCGGAAGACAAAGAGGCGATGCGGCGATCCCTGGTCCGTCTTTTCTCTGAAAAAGGGCATGACGTCATCGAGGCGGGAAGCGGCGCGGAGGCGCTGGAGCGCTTTAACGAGATGGAGATCGATCTGGTGATTACCGATCTTCAGATGGGGGTGATCGACGGGCTCCAGGTTCTTCGCGAGGTTAAAAAAAGGGCACCGCAGACCCCGGTCTTGATGGTCACGGCGTTCGGAACGGTGGAGAGCGCCGTGGAGGCGATGCGGCAAGGGGCGTTTGATTATCTTCTCAAACCGTTTTCCCTGACCGAGATCGAAGCGCGGGTGGAGAAGGCCATAGAGCAACGAAGGCTCCTGACGGAAAACAGCTACCTGCGAGAAACACTCAATCGCGCCGTCGGCCGGATGATCGGCCGTTCGGACCGGATGCAGCAGATCTATCGACTCATAGAGAAGGTGGCCCCTCATCCCTCACCGGTTTTGATTCTCGGAGAGACCGGAACGGGAAAAGAGATGGTGGCGAGGGGGATCCACGAAATGGGCCCGCGCAAAGCCGGTCCGTTTATTGCGGTCAACTGCGGGGCGATCCCTGAGAATTTGCTGGAGAGCGAACTCTTTGGATATGAGAAAGGGGCCTTCACGGGGGCCGCGGCCCAAAAGAAAGGCCGGTTGGAGCTGGCCGAAGGGGGGACTCTTTTTCTGGATGAGGTCGGAGAGCTTCCCCTTCCCCTTCAGGTGAAACTCCTCCGATTTTTACAGGAGAGGGAAATTCAGCGGGTCGGCGGAACAAAAACCATCCGGGTCGACGTCCGGTTGATCGCTGCAACAAACCGCGATTTAAAAAGGGAAATCCAGGAGCATCGCTTCAGAGAAGACCTTTATTACCGAATTCGGGTGATTGAAATCAATCTCCCCCCCTTGAGAGAACGGCATGGAGATATACCGGAATTGACGGCGTACTTCTTGCAAAAGTTCAGTCGTGAGCTTCATAAGAGCCTCGAAATGCTCCCGGAGGCGCTCGACCTGCTGACCCTCTACGCCTGGCCCGGGAACGTGCGGGAGTTGGAGAATGTCATCGAACGGGCTGGCGTTCTTGCAGAGGGGGAGATCATTAAGGCGGGCGATCTTCCTCCGGAGCTCCAACTGGTTTCAACCCCTGCGGGATCGAATGGGGAGTCGACCGAGTTAGGCCTGACCGAGCGCTTGGAGATGTTAGAGCGTGACATTATCAAAAAGACCCTGGATGAGACGGCGGGAAATCAGACACAAGCGGCCAGGATGCTCCGGCTGCATCGCAGCTCGCTTCAGTATAAAATGCGCAAGTATGGGCTGTTGGATGAGGGGAGGGTTTAA
- a CDS encoding tetratricopeptide repeat protein, protein MFCSWLVLASCASSLHLRGLEATAREEHGEAVRFYLEHLKNRPDDLRARNDLGVSYLRSGEYDLAFLEFQKVLAADPRYVRAYYNIGLVYNFKNLPDEEFNAYLQALEIDPGHLPTRLNLAHLYIERGEIAKAKEIYEEVLRNHPNQPRALYNLALLYDQDGKGKDAFALLERFLQQEPDPEWRQEAEEHLKRLRKAH, encoded by the coding sequence TTGTTCTGTTCCTGGCTTGTCCTCGCCTCATGTGCCTCCAGTTTACACCTGCGGGGGCTGGAAGCAACCGCTCGGGAAGAGCATGGTGAGGCGGTTCGGTTTTATCTGGAACATCTGAAAAACCGTCCGGACGATCTCCGCGCCAGAAACGATCTGGGCGTCTCCTATTTGCGGAGCGGAGAGTATGATCTCGCCTTTCTCGAATTTCAGAAGGTCCTCGCCGCCGATCCGCGATATGTCCGGGCTTATTACAACATCGGATTGGTCTACAACTTCAAAAATCTTCCCGACGAGGAATTCAACGCCTATCTGCAGGCCTTGGAGATCGATCCGGGACATCTCCCCACCCGGTTAAACCTCGCCCATCTTTATATCGAACGGGGAGAGATCGCAAAGGCCAAAGAGATTTATGAAGAGGTGCTTCGTAATCATCCAAACCAGCCACGCGCCCTCTATAACCTCGCCCTGCTCTACGATCAGGATGGGAAAGGAAAGGATGCCTTCGCACTGCTTGAGCGGTTTTTACAGCAGGAACCCGATCCGGAATGGCGGCAAGAGGCTGAGGAACATTTAAAGCGGTTGAGAAAAGCGCACTAA
- a CDS encoding TMEM165/GDT1 family protein gives MQKLVIIFITVFLAELGDKTQLATLFYATDQNVGKTGIFFASAGALVLSTAVAVIFGGKISSIVSPIVLKAISGSGFVLIGFWMLFQTIR, from the coding sequence ATGCAGAAACTCGTCATTATTTTCATAACTGTCTTTCTGGCCGAACTGGGGGACAAAACGCAGCTTGCGACGCTTTTCTATGCGACAGATCAGAATGTCGGTAAGACCGGGATTTTCTTCGCTTCCGCAGGGGCGCTGGTTCTCAGCACGGCCGTTGCCGTCATTTTCGGAGGAAAAATCTCCTCGATCGTCTCGCCCATCGTGTTGAAGGCAATCTCCGGATCAGGATTCGTTTTAATCGGATTTTGGATGTTGTTCCAAACGATCAGGTAA
- a CDS encoding glycosyltransferase family 4 protein, with protein sequence MPTEPADPFEIAYIMKEFPRLSETFISNEIYQLEKAGTRLRVFSVKKPGIQKHHETIDQLKSPVIYLPEVGSLSETPFLKWLWVHLPKFRRDHFRLFRLRPRVYLKTLREAMKMSFQYRSSFFDRPKKVFIKEFVQAGLIARQVIEARNIRHLHAHFCHGSTTIAMFVSRLTGISFSFTAHAKDIYLRKLNPGDLLKEKTEKADFVVTCTEANRIYLKSLCPKAESIYTVYHGLDTSFFMPDEDQKTSEPVPLILSVGRFVEKKGFVHLVRACAILKERGHPFRCRIIGEADEQSPLLKELIGDLGLEKIVSLEEAVTHEALKRIYAECAVFVLPCQIVENGDRDGIPNVLVEAMSMRRPVVSTMISGIPELIEHRRNGLLVPQKDPTELALALETILKDPDLRTLLGTAARRRVCTHFDSTKTTQALRALFLSSIKEGRLRPL encoded by the coding sequence ATGCCGACAGAGCCAGCCGATCCATTTGAAATTGCCTATATCATGAAAGAATTTCCTCGTCTCTCCGAGACATTTATCTCGAACGAGATTTATCAGCTTGAAAAAGCGGGAACCAGATTGAGGGTTTTCTCAGTCAAAAAACCGGGGATACAGAAGCATCACGAGACGATCGATCAACTCAAGTCACCGGTCATTTATCTTCCGGAGGTCGGCTCCCTTTCGGAGACCCCCTTTCTCAAATGGCTTTGGGTTCATCTTCCCAAGTTTAGGAGAGATCACTTTCGCCTGTTCAGACTACGTCCGCGCGTTTACCTGAAGACGCTGAGAGAGGCGATGAAGATGAGCTTTCAGTATCGGTCGTCTTTCTTCGATCGACCGAAGAAGGTCTTCATTAAAGAATTTGTTCAGGCCGGATTGATTGCGCGGCAGGTGATCGAGGCAAGGAACATACGGCACCTGCACGCCCACTTTTGCCATGGCTCGACGACCATCGCGATGTTTGTCAGCCGGCTCACCGGCATCTCGTTCAGCTTTACGGCCCACGCCAAGGATATTTATCTGCGAAAGCTGAACCCAGGGGACCTGCTGAAGGAAAAAACCGAAAAAGCCGACTTTGTGGTGACCTGCACCGAGGCGAATCGCATTTATCTCAAAAGTCTCTGCCCGAAGGCCGAATCGATCTACACGGTTTACCACGGCCTGGACACCTCCTTTTTCATGCCTGATGAAGATCAGAAGACCTCCGAGCCGGTGCCGCTGATTCTGTCGGTAGGGCGCTTTGTCGAGAAGAAAGGCTTTGTTCATCTGGTCAGGGCGTGTGCGATTCTGAAAGAACGCGGCCATCCCTTCCGATGCAGGATCATCGGGGAGGCGGACGAGCAGAGCCCGCTGCTGAAAGAACTGATCGGGGATTTGGGGCTTGAAAAGATTGTTTCCTTGGAAGAGGCGGTGACCCACGAGGCGTTGAAGCGGATTTATGCGGAGTGCGCCGTCTTCGTTCTCCCCTGCCAGATCGTTGAGAACGGCGATCGCGACGGCATTCCGAATGTCCTGGTGGAAGCGATGTCGATGCGGCGGCCGGTCGTCTCCACGATGATCTCGGGGATTCCGGAGCTGATCGAGCACCGACGCAACGGCTTATTGGTCCCTCAGAAAGACCCCACCGAATTGGCCCTGGCGCTTGAAACGATCCTCAAAGATCCAGACTTGAGAACGCTGTTGGGCACCGCCGCCCGCAGAAGGGTCTGCACGCACTTTGATTCCACAAAGACCACGCAGGCGCTGAGAGCATTGTTTCTCTCGTCGATCAAAGAGGGGAGGCTTCGACCTTTATGA